ACTGCCAAGCCACTGGTTTGTCTTGGCAGCCTGAGGCAAAGTACCAAAACAAAGAGGACTTGGGTGAGAATCGGTGCAACGCACCTTATTCTGAGAGAGCAGAGAGCTCTTACTGCCTGTAGCCTCAGATTATTACATCCAAGTGTTTGCCAAAAAGGCGGCCGCCAGTGAAGGGCATCTCAGTGAGCAACTTCTTTGAGGCCACGTTGGCATTCCAGACCTTCAACCACATCGAGCAGCGGAAAGCCACCAAGTTGCCACAAGCAAAGGCTGCACAGCGTGCGGACTCCAGAGACGCCAAGCATAGATAATCACCAGCGTTGGAGAGCTAGGTCAGGCAGATCATCTGGAGGAGCCCTTGGCAAGGTTGGGAGGCCCAGGCTGACAAGGCCTTGGATACCCAAGTTGAGGCGAATGCCAGAAGCAAGGACAAGCCTACTGCTGCAAATGAGAATTTTGCTAAATTGTCAATTCGGTTGTCCACAGGGTCCTTGAAGGAAGACTCATCAGCCAGAGGTAGAGTGGTGGACTTGGATAAGTGAGAGACTGGAGGCTCCACTGTAGGCGGGGCGGTCTATTTGGAGACCAGGTCCTGGGCAAATGGAAACATAGCCTGCAGCCGCTTAGACCCTTGGAAGCCTTTTTTCAGGGTTCTTCCAGGCAGTTTCCAGCAGGTCATCAAACTCCATATGAGTGGGGAATACCTTGTGAGTGCGGcggaaggaaacttctggagctgggTCCGAAGTTCCAGGGTCCTGTAGGTGAAAGGTGTCCCTGACAGCGACACCAGACTGTCCACCACGTCCAACATGGATGACAGATCCTCAGTCTCTAAATGTGGGTCCGCGTCTGCATACTTACCTCAAGGGAGATCATCCACATACTCACCTACCGAAGTCTTCAACCAGCCTAGTGCcatgctgcatcataccaggctaccATAGTGGGGCGAACAGGGGCAAGAGGGGACCAGGACCCAGAGTACATCCCTAGCGTTGCTTGCTTGATGTACCATGCCCCTTCCTCGCAAGTGGGggatcaggcagcgccatgctcctgtcgacCCAacctaaattaaataaaaaaggagagaaaactaaaaaattcgagaactaggaaaaaaaactaaaaagaccaggtctggagaactccagacttgcgtctgcctcctactgacactaagctaaaactgattagctcagagtcagtgggcagggtatatcctgccaggaggggcagacttctttttttttgttaacgcctagtgtcagcaagatatacccacggttcctgtgtcccccaatggagccgaacggGAAATATTTTTAAATGCAACAAAGGCCAGTTTGATTGCACAAAGAATGAAATGTGAGCAGACACCAGGAATACAAAGACATTCTGTTCAAATTATAAATAGAACCTTGAGATATGGTCTTAAAATTAGACTTCTGGCTAATGCTTACAAACTTTTTACTGTCTTCACTTTCTGCTGCTTATTAGCTCTCCCCATTAGGGATGAAAAGCAGCTTAGAGGCACTGTCTAATGCAGAGTTTACCAATCAGGGTACCTCcaactgtcgcaaaactacaactcccagcatgcccggacagccttcggctgtccaggcatgctgggagttgtagttttgcaatagctggaggctgcctggttgggaaacattggtctaatTGATTTCAGTAGTTACCTACAATCCACTTTCAATCTCTTGTTCAGGATTGTCTACATTGCCTAGCTTCCATGCTACACTACACACAGTGGCTATTGGAAACAGGCAAGGTGGAAAACACTAATCAAAAGACTAGAGGTTAATTTGATCTGGTGGGCTTTTTGGTTTGTTTCAATTGCCCGTATGGTACAATTATCAATAGAAAATACCAACCGACAGTATTTTTATATGAATAATCGATTTTCTGTTCAAAAGTCACTCATTAACAAAATACAGTTTACACGTTATGTACAGAAAAACTTACTGTAGTGATGATATGAAGGTGGTCATGTTAAATGTTGGAATCCTCTCCGTCAACTGTTCTTCTATAAATTTCTCCACTAAACTGATCTATAAAAACGACATTATCAGATATTCACACAAGAAGTGTAATCCTTTAAAATTGCCAGTGTACTAtacatatttaataaaaaaatgctgCTAGTCCATGACACAATACCACTTAACTATGGCATCTAGGGTGTTATATGGCTTGGATCAGTCTGGACTCTCATCCACTCGACACCCAATGCCTATCATACATTGCAAATTGCACTACCCAATGGTGGCAGTGGATGTGGCCAAGACGATCTGTTCACATGGCGAAAGCTCTGCTATTCTATTTTAATTCCGTTCTGCAAAGCTTTCTGCAGAATATTTGCAGAATTTCAGCGCGCTCAAAACACAGGATTCTTTTGAAGTTCAATGAGCTTCTGCctggaattctgcaaaatttaagacatgttcaatgtttttgtgaaTGGGAtcagaatacccatttaattgAATGTTTGGTGAATTTTGTGGAATTTCTgagcatagctgtctatgagacggcacattacTGTGCAGTATTCCGCTGGTGCCCGCTGTCTCCGGAATGTACCCACAGAGATTTTACGTGCTGAGATGCTGGaagtatgaacatagcctaagcacTTTGGACGTGAGCTTTACCACTTTATATTAACTAGCAGGCAAAGCAGTGGCTTGTCTGGATTTACTCTGTCATTTGCATTAATCTAGTGTGGGTCTGTCTCTTGTTCCTTAACAGGCTGACTTCACAGATGCTGTTTTCTGTTGAGTCTGGAAAAGGAAATAACCTTCACTCCACTACAAAAGCAGGGTCCCACCCAgcccccataattttttttattatgtagcTAATTTTGCTAATATAAGTTAGCTAATATTAAGTTAGTTACTCCTTTGTATCTAAAGAAAATCCTGGAATCCTTTCATAGTTGAGTCACGTGATCTCATGCTACTAGGACCCACATGATGTAACTGCATGGACTGTTCACACACGTTCACAAGGCACTCCTATCACAGTTACAAATGATGGCGATAcggctgctgtcacactgttataATGGAGATGTCAGTTCAGCCTCCCTGACTGTACACTTAAGGATTCCTAGCTTATTTAGGAGAATATAGAGACGTGGATTGTTACAGTGTCCTTCCAGCAGGCAGAGATGCAGCTGGTTCTCGCTTCCCATGTGATGCTGTGATTAATCATGTGATTGATAGCAAAGCACAGAGGGAGAAAAAGCAGGATGAAATCTCAAAGTCAAGATGGTGGCTGATCAGAAGCAGAGAGGAGGCTGGACGACAAGAAAGTGAATGCAATATAACAAAGTAAAAGTCCAGAATGTGATACACAATCAAGTTGGGGGCAGTGATGGAAGAGTGTTTTCTCTAGACTGGTTCTTTCACCAATTAATGCAGACAGCAGCATTAGACACTTACAGTGCGGTCATTGGTGGTTCAGGGGACGGATTGGCTCCCTGTGATCGATCCATTTTCATGGTAGCCTGAGGCCTCTACTAGACCTCTGTGGCTGCCATATCTACTAATACAGCCTACAATAAAGTACAGATCTATTGGACCAATGTATTACATTGATTTCTACAAGCAATTGAAGGATTGCTCATACACGTCCCCTagagaaacttaaaaaaaaaaaattcaaaacatccccttttcctattattcaaataaaaaaatgtaaacagaaaaaaaaaaaatcatgtttgctATTACCGCATGccgaattgtctgaactatttaaAGGGTACTAAGCATTAGATTTTACCACATACAACGCTTGGCAGCATGCTATGCAAGGTAAAATCCTTATCCTCACCATTCCTGGGGGACACATCTGcccgcagggatggtgaggatatcaaGTTTGCAAGTCTCCCCCGCCACCCCTTAAGTAGCCCCCTGGGCAAGAGCTATGCTTACCTAGATCAGCCATTCTGGCCATAGTGACGCCGTGGTGTCTCAAGTTCCCCCTTTGTCTAAATCCACACGTGTCAGAACAGCTGctaatgttacctgcagatttgcAGTCGCTCATGATGATGTGGATTTATAACTGATTTTACCATGTTCTCTGGATAGGATGAGATCCAtggtaaatattaataaaaatctgCATTATCACCAATGCTTTTTGGGCTCCATATTTGTGACTGCTCTGCATGAAAAAGTTCTGATGCTTGTGGAATCCCGCTAATGGGGTGTATTCATTCAGAGTGCCTACGTAAATAGGCCCTGTCTACCATAGATTGATACATGCATTTACTAAAGCAttgtctatgtattgtatgtactcCACATTTGTGCAGGTCACTAATATACTTACATATTCATTAAATATTGGTGTGTATATAAGCTtattttcttcagtatcttcaaaTTCTTGGTaatatttttccataaaatttctctgtagtacttGAAACTCATCATctgtacaaaaataataataaaggtcACACTAATTTACACATGAATTCACTATTTAACTATACATTCATGAATGACCCTCTTGTCTCTGCAATAGCTGGATTGTTTTCCTGACAGTTTCGAACCCATGAAGGCTAAATAGGACTTTTACAATAACCaaagaaaatgtgaaaataaaattcCACAAACATGCCTCTTCTCTAAAACACCTAAAAACAGCTCTTTACATAAAGTATTGGTGTCAGAGGTACCCCAGGGTATGATATTTTCATATTTACCCATTATGATATCCTCCAAGTGTCCAACCACACAGTCAAATTCAGCATCCTTGGGAGATGATCtgaaatacaaagaaaaaaaattgcctaACTTATAATTGTACAATAAGTCTGTAAATCATTGTTCACATCACTTCCTTACACATTTTACAGTGCATTAGAATTAAATCGAACCTGTAAttgttaataaaataaataatgataatcacATGTTATAGCCTTGCACAGATTTACAtagaaaaaacaattaaaaaaatgttttaatatgtttAATTATTCACAGGGCTGCAGAAGGTGATTACAATGTTTGCTAATGTAAGCATAAAATATCATTTGACTCCTAAATCTTCAGATATTTTTGTCTATTTCCTTTAAGGCAGTATCATTCACTTTACAGagcacacaaaaaagaaatcaCTAAATACACAGGACACAGTTAATAGGTCACCCTCTAGGCAAGTTCTAGCAATAGGCAAAACAGAGAAGGCCTAGTTGTCCTTTAAAAGGATACAACACTACATGCCCAGCAAACGTGATCAGACATCCCCATGCTGAGGGGGGGTCCTGTCTTTGTTTTCACTGTAACCAGTACTGTTTATAGTATATGAAAGGGTTAAGGGACACGTATcatgtataaaaaattaaaaaaaacatcccctatccaaaggataggggatacgttttagatcgcaggggtccgagtgctggggccccccgcgatatcCTGTTTAGAGTCCTAGCTCTCCTATACAGTggcacgtcatgacccccgcccgaagagggggccaccacgccccctctatatagttctatgggagagccaaagattgctgaaagagctatatggagggggcgtggcggcccccgcttcgggcgggggtcatgatgtgTATGGGAGAGCTgaggctctaaacaggagattgctgggggccccagcactcgaaCATATCCCTAGCCTTcagataagggatacatttttcttttacattataCTTGTCCTTTAAGCGCCAGAAACTTGAGCTGTCTCTAGCGGAGGTTTTCAGCTGGCAGGAAGAGACTAAATAACTTGCATGTATAGACAACAAAGTGGCTCTTTTGGCCATTAATTACAGTTATTTGTTTTCTTTATCATCACATTCTAATGTCTTTTAAATGCTATTACAATTATAGCAATACCACATTTATGTCTGTTTGTGTGTATTGCACTTTTACTAAAATAATGGTTCTCAGAATATGGTGACAGAAAAacaaagataatgggggagagttatcatttaggctaggttcagactatgggaatctccgggcagaaaatttccgcccagagattccgagtgcggccagcgctgactgaatcagtcggcgctaggaccgcgctgaatctgcagtctccaatagactgcaatgtgttccccacggatttctgcctgaagaaagaacAACGCCATTCttaaggcggaaatttccaagcagattttccgttcacaaattccgaagtgtgaatttgtgaacggaaacccattcactatacagtacattttagcaagcggaatttccgtctgcaatttcaaagcggaattgcaggcagaaattccgtagtctgaacctagccttagagtttttttttccctgcttAGTCTGGCATAAAAAATGTTGCAtggcaaagtttttttttttttttgacaacttTTGTGAGTACGCAGAAAGtaccaaacagccttacctaagcaactttcagttttcactttgcagtggtcacaaatttttGAAGTGGGAATGTTGCAcataggcataaaaaaaaaaaaaagtcccaaaccactccaaaaagttgcaaacctaccgtatatactcgagtataagccgacccgaatataagccgaggcccctaatttcaccccaaaatcccaggaaaagttattgactcgagtataagcctagggtgggaaatacatcatccccccctgtcatcatccagacccccgtcattaacaccctcatcatcatcaccctgtcatcatcaccctgtcatcatccccccttcatcatcccccccccttcatcatcccacaccccccttcatcatccccttgtcatcatccccaccccccttcatcatccccttgtcatcatccccaccccccttcatcatccccttgtcatcatccccaccccccttcatcatccccttgtcatcatccccaccccccttcatcatcccacatccccccttcatcatcccacacacacaccccttcattatccccttgtcataatcccacacacccctcccttcatcatccccttgtcataatcccacaaacccctcccttcatcatccccttgtcatcatcaccacatgtcatcatcatcaccgcttgtcaatgtctgatacagtggtcttcaacctgcggacctccagatgtttcaaaactacaactcccagcaagaccgggcagccatcggctgtccgggcttgctgggagttgtagttttgaaacctctggaggtccgcaggttgaagaccagtgcggccttcgacatcatccagccccctctcaccccctttagttctgtactcacctccgctcggcgctggtccggggctgcaggactgtccggtggggaggtcgtctggtgggatagtggttccgggctgccatcttcaccgggaggcctcttctccgcgcttcgggcccggaatagaggcgttgccttgacgatgacgcagagggacgttggtaatgaacgtacctctgcgtcgtcgtcaaggcaacgttactattccgggcccgaagcgcggagaagaggcccccccgatgaagatggcagcccggaaccactatcccaccggacgacctccccaccggacagtcctgcagcaccagaccagcaccgagcggagatgagtacagaactaaagggggtgagaggggctggatgatgtcgaaggccgcagtggtcttcaacctgcggacgtccagaggtttcaaaactacaactcccagcaagcccggacagccgatggctgcccaggcttgctgggagttgtagttttgaaacctctggaggtccgcaggttgaagaccactgagggcggagagttcactcaagtataagccgagggggttgttttcagcaagaaaaattgtgatgaaaaactcggcttatactcgagtatatacggtaagccaAGCCAGACATGGCTTACAAAATTGCCTTCGGAGAGcacaaaagaaattaaaaaaagtctTATAAAAGTCGCAACT
The sequence above is a segment of the Hyla sarda isolate aHylSar1 chromosome 6, aHylSar1.hap1, whole genome shotgun sequence genome. Coding sequences within it:
- the ARL2BP gene encoding ADP-ribosylation factor-like protein 2-binding protein gives rise to the protein MEDLEEENFTLSISSPKDAEFDCVVGHLEDIIMDDEFQVLQRNFMEKYYQEFEDTEENKLIYTPIFNEYISLVEKFIEEQLTERIPTFNMTTFISSLQSHRQEMAGDIFDILLTFTDFLAFKEMFLDYKAEKEGKGLDLSGGLVVTPLFSSSLSSS